A window of Bradyrhizobium sp. AZCC 1610 contains these coding sequences:
- a CDS encoding class I SAM-dependent DNA methyltransferase: MPSEEAAGIIDLYQRKALDWIEGRARIGLFEKPWLDRFRALLPPAGPILDLGCGSAEPMAAYLIELGYPVVGVDSSPAMIDVCWRHFSRHEWIVADMRKLALRRRFSGILAWDSFFHLCHDDQRNMFPVFREHAAPEAALMFTSGPAHGEAIGNFGGEPLYHASLDPAEYRSLLDQNGFRVVSHVVEDPDCGGHTIWLAQLI, from the coding sequence ATGCCGTCGGAAGAAGCTGCAGGGATCATCGACCTGTACCAGCGCAAGGCGCTGGACTGGATCGAGGGTCGCGCCCGCATCGGCCTGTTTGAAAAACCCTGGCTCGACCGATTCCGGGCGCTGCTGCCTCCCGCCGGTCCGATCCTCGATCTCGGGTGCGGATCCGCCGAGCCAATGGCTGCGTATCTGATCGAGCTTGGTTATCCCGTCGTTGGCGTCGATTCATCTCCGGCCATGATCGACGTCTGCTGGCGGCATTTTTCCAGGCACGAATGGATCGTCGCCGATATGCGCAAGCTGGCCTTGCGGCGGAGGTTTTCCGGCATCCTTGCGTGGGACAGTTTCTTTCACCTTTGCCATGACGATCAGCGCAACATGTTTCCCGTGTTTCGCGAGCACGCGGCGCCGGAAGCGGCGTTGATGTTTACAAGTGGCCCCGCGCATGGGGAGGCGATCGGAAACTTTGGAGGCGAGCCGCTGTATCATGCGAGCCTCGACCCGGCCGAATATCGTTCATTGCTCGACCAGAACGGGTTTCGCGTGGTGTCGCATGTCGTTGAGGACCCCGACTGCGGCGGCCACACCATCTGGCTCGCGCAGCTCATTTGA
- a CDS encoding LysR family transcriptional regulator, which produces MDWNHIRAFHATATAGSLSAAARRLGLTQPTLSRQVLAFEAELGVALFERIGRKLVLTQTGADLLEHIRVMGDAADAVALAASGRVQEIGGRVSISATDTFSAYVLPEIIARIRSTAPQITIMIVASNDLSDLHCREADIAIRHVRPDRPGLIGQHIRDTEAGFYASEDWIARHGMPAAPADLARADLIGFDDAVRFSGYLGGIGIPMDAADFRLMSDSGVTVWEMVNRGLGVAAMLREVADRTPGVRRLVPDMAPIPVPIWLVTHRELQSSPRIRLVQKILAEELSRM; this is translated from the coding sequence ATGGACTGGAACCACATACGGGCCTTTCATGCAACCGCGACGGCCGGGTCCCTGTCGGCTGCGGCGCGCCGGCTGGGGCTGACGCAGCCCACGCTGTCGCGGCAGGTCTTGGCGTTTGAGGCCGAACTGGGCGTGGCCCTGTTCGAACGGATCGGCCGCAAGCTTGTGCTGACGCAGACCGGGGCGGATCTGCTCGAGCATATCCGGGTGATGGGCGATGCCGCCGATGCCGTTGCCCTGGCCGCGAGCGGCCGCGTGCAGGAGATCGGCGGACGCGTCAGCATCTCGGCCACCGACACTTTTTCTGCCTATGTCCTGCCCGAGATCATCGCGCGCATCAGATCGACCGCCCCGCAGATCACGATCATGATCGTGGCCTCCAACGACCTCAGCGATCTGCACTGCAGAGAGGCGGACATCGCCATTCGCCATGTGCGGCCCGATCGGCCCGGGCTGATCGGTCAGCATATCCGCGATACCGAGGCGGGATTCTATGCGTCGGAGGACTGGATCGCCCGCCATGGCATGCCTGCGGCACCGGCCGATCTGGCGAGGGCAGATCTGATCGGTTTTGACGATGCCGTGCGCTTTTCGGGTTATTTGGGCGGAATCGGCATTCCGATGGACGCCGCCGACTTCCGGCTGATGTCGGATTCCGGGGTTACGGTCTGGGAGATGGTCAATCGCGGCCTAGGTGTCGCCGCCATGTTGCGCGAGGTGGCTGACCGGACACCGGGAGTGAGAAGGTTGGTGCCGGACATGGCACCGATCCCGGTCCCGATCTGGCTGGTCACCCACCGGGAACTGCAATCCAGCCCCCGCATCCGTCTGGTGCAGAAGATCCTGGCCGAAGAACTGTCCCGGATGTAG